The following proteins are co-located in the Pedobacter sp. FW305-3-2-15-E-R2A2 genome:
- a CDS encoding rhomboid family intramembrane serine protease, whose amino-acid sequence MNKNLFQDLKYKVFQSGNPLFFYIGINVLLFLVVALVGLPFFLSGTEFKDFSLLVREYAGVPAAIDKLPTRFYTVITYQFFHEGVMHLLFNMLWLFWMGKIFLDFLKPRQFHFVYLAGGVAGALIYILAYNVFPVFSGSIAGATVIGSSASVTAIIVATATLVPDYSIRLLFLGDVKLKYLAIGYVALDLIGIASANAGGSFSHLGGAVMGFAYIKLLQNGKDWSSLFKRKSKLKVVRNEHAKSSANSRSTGVNQQEIDAILDKISKSGYDQLSRAEKETLFKASKH is encoded by the coding sequence ATGAATAAGAATCTTTTCCAGGACCTGAAGTACAAGGTATTCCAATCAGGAAACCCTTTGTTTTTTTATATAGGCATCAATGTGCTCCTGTTTTTAGTGGTGGCATTGGTAGGGCTTCCTTTTTTCCTGTCGGGAACAGAGTTCAAAGACTTTTCTCTTCTCGTTAGGGAGTATGCAGGGGTTCCGGCAGCGATTGATAAGTTGCCAACCCGGTTTTATACGGTCATTACTTATCAGTTCTTCCATGAAGGAGTGATGCACTTGTTGTTCAATATGCTTTGGCTGTTCTGGATGGGGAAAATTTTCCTGGATTTCCTGAAGCCAAGACAGTTTCATTTTGTATATCTGGCAGGAGGAGTTGCGGGAGCTTTGATTTATATTCTGGCTTACAATGTTTTTCCGGTTTTTTCCGGCAGCATCGCTGGAGCTACAGTCATCGGTTCTTCTGCATCAGTAACGGCTATCATTGTCGCGACCGCTACGCTGGTTCCCGATTATAGCATTCGCTTGCTTTTTCTTGGGGATGTGAAACTGAAATACCTGGCGATCGGCTATGTTGCCCTGGACCTGATTGGTATTGCTTCTGCAAACGCAGGAGGAAGTTTTTCACATCTGGGTGGTGCAGTGATGGGATTTGCTTATATTAAACTGCTACAAAACGGAAAAGACTGGAGCAGTCTGTTTAAAAGAAAGTCTAAATTAAAGGTGGTTAGAAATGAACATGCGAAATCTTCTGCCAACTCAAGAAGTACGGGGGTCAATCAGCAGGAGATAGATGCGATCTTAGATAAGATTTCTAAATCGGGATACGATCAGTTAAGCAGGGCAGAAAAAGAAACTTTATTTAAGGCAAGTAAACATTAA
- a CDS encoding endonuclease/exonuclease/phosphatase family protein, translating to MKKSEPTFLDKLVRFLAVLLAVTLLLGFMAGRFDPRKYQLIAFFGLAYPFILFLNLFMILWWCIRKRWLFAGATLVLILMGWQALTATMGISGETGKGPKSDPKALRMMTYNVHSFKPYGQENVESVKQQMLELIGKENPDVICFQEYFTRRKGSFDITDSLKKILNTRYFYFVPSSENNYEATGLAIFSRYPIQDKGTIAFGPNFGGNASIYIDVEVNKKKLRVYNLHLQSISFDKQDYNYIDKVKKKMDAEIKPSKRILTLLRNAFLKRSEQVDIMKEHMAKCQSSFLIAGDFNDTPASYAVTQLTKSLNNTFQEQGTGLGRTYNGKFPNFQIDYIATTKDIKVMNHLVIPAKLSDHFPVRSDLILNP from the coding sequence ATGAAGAAATCTGAACCGACATTTCTTGATAAACTGGTTCGTTTCCTGGCAGTTCTGCTGGCGGTGACTTTACTGCTGGGCTTTATGGCGGGCAGATTCGATCCCAGAAAGTATCAATTGATTGCTTTTTTCGGTTTAGCTTACCCTTTTATTTTGTTTCTGAACCTATTTATGATCCTCTGGTGGTGCATCCGTAAGCGATGGCTCTTTGCCGGAGCTACCCTGGTTTTAATCCTCATGGGATGGCAGGCACTGACGGCCACGATGGGCATCTCCGGAGAAACAGGGAAAGGTCCTAAATCTGATCCCAAGGCGCTGCGTATGATGACTTATAACGTGCATAGTTTTAAACCCTATGGACAGGAAAATGTGGAGTCTGTGAAACAACAGATGCTGGAATTGATTGGTAAGGAAAATCCGGATGTCATTTGCTTTCAGGAGTACTTTACCCGCAGGAAAGGATCTTTTGATATTACGGATAGCTTGAAAAAGATTCTGAATACCCGGTATTTTTATTTTGTTCCTTCAAGCGAGAATAATTACGAAGCTACAGGTCTGGCCATCTTTTCCCGTTACCCGATTCAGGATAAAGGAACGATTGCTTTCGGCCCGAATTTCGGGGGCAATGCTTCGATCTATATCGATGTGGAAGTGAACAAAAAGAAGCTCAGAGTGTACAATCTGCATTTACAGTCCATCTCTTTTGATAAGCAGGATTACAACTATATTGATAAGGTAAAGAAAAAGATGGATGCGGAAATTAAACCTTCCAAGCGCATTCTGACTTTGCTCAGGAATGCTTTTCTGAAACGAAGTGAGCAGGTAGATATTATGAAGGAACACATGGCAAAATGCCAGAGTTCTTTCCTGATTGCCGGCGATTTTAACGATACACCCGCATCTTATGCGGTAACCCAATTAACGAAATCATTAAACAACACGTTTCAGGAACAAGGAACTGGATTAGGGCGAACTTATAATGGTAAATTTCCCAACTTTCAGATTGACTATATTGCCACTACAAAAGACATCAAAGTGATGAATCACCTGGTGATCCCGGCGAAATTGTCAGACCACTTTCCTGTTCGCAGTGATTTGATATTAAACCCCTAA
- a CDS encoding rhomboid family intramembrane serine protease encodes MNNIHIPPVVKNLLIINVLFFAAKYFLGTSGIDLGRMLGVYYFDSPYFRVWQLITYMFMHGDLGHIFFNMFALFMFGGVLESRWGAKRFINFYLITGLGAVALQMGVQAYEVYQITGSAINNPVTVDLGATMGANMDAIALSGISDMGKQTLIGIYGFPMVGASGAIFGLLVAFGMLYPNTEMYIMFIPIPVKAKYIIPVYILVELSLGVARVPGDSIAHYAHLGGALLGFILVKLWKDKDNNRFYKYYE; translated from the coding sequence CTTTTTTTTGCTGCGAAATATTTTTTGGGTACATCAGGAATAGACTTAGGTCGTATGTTGGGTGTATATTATTTTGATTCACCCTATTTCAGGGTGTGGCAGCTGATTACCTACATGTTTATGCACGGTGATCTTGGACATATCTTCTTTAACATGTTTGCTTTATTTATGTTTGGAGGTGTTCTGGAAAGCAGGTGGGGGGCGAAACGTTTTATTAACTTCTACCTGATCACTGGGCTGGGTGCGGTGGCACTCCAAATGGGGGTACAAGCTTATGAAGTTTATCAAATCACAGGATCTGCTATTAACAATCCTGTAACGGTAGATCTTGGAGCAACTATGGGAGCTAATATGGATGCAATAGCGTTATCTGGAATATCAGATATGGGGAAACAAACCCTGATTGGAATCTATGGCTTCCCTATGGTAGGCGCTTCCGGCGCGATCTTTGGATTGCTGGTTGCTTTTGGAATGCTGTATCCCAATACGGAAATGTACATCATGTTCATTCCTATTCCGGTGAAGGCGAAGTACATTATTCCAGTATATATACTGGTGGAGCTCTCTTTAGGAGTTGCCCGTGTTCCAGGCGATTCTATAGCCCATTATGCCCACCTTGGCGGTGCATTGTTAGGCTTTATACTGGTGAAATTATGGAAAGACAAGGATAACAACAGATTTTATAAGTATTATGAATAA